A region of the Muricauda sp. MAR_2010_75 genome:
CGTCATTTTGTTTTGAATCCAGCATTCAAACTAAAGTTGAAGCTTACCAAAAAGCCAGAAAAGCGTAGACGACTATTGACCAATCGTATAAAACGTTTTGAAGCCGATATACTGGAAACATTCATGCAAAGAGCAGGAGATTTGCTAAAAGACAATTTTCTCTACCAAAATAGAACTGCTTATGGCGCTATGTTTTCCTTTAAGGACAAAGAATATGACGAATTCAATGAACATGCGGAAACTGTTCAAGAATCCATAAACTCCCTTTCTGCATTGAGTAAAAAGAAACGTAAAACGTTGGATGAGATTCGCCCAGCTCTTGAATCTGCAGTGGTCCTTTGGCAGCAAGAACTCCCAAAAAGCGATTATCCCGATGTGCAGGATGCACTCAACGCCAATATCGCCCTAACCTCGCTTCTATTGAATGACATGATAGCCGCAAAGCTCCATTTTAGCAATATACCGGATACTGAGAATTTGGAGAGGGAGATGATGGTCGCTGGAAGTTCCAATTACTATCTAAAAGGGCTTCAGGATGCCATTGTGGTAAAAGAACTTAGTGGTGACCGCGCACAAGTATACCAATCAGAATAAAAAATTCCCAACCTAACCAAAAAACGAAGGCCATCGGAAAATTTCGGATGGCCTTTTTTATTCTATAGAATATAATCCGTACTCAAAAAGTTGCTCACTTTGGCTTCCATCAATTGCTCAATGGCACTGGTATTCAACTCATTATCCTTAAAGGCCACAAAAGTCCGAATGGAAAATGAGCGCAAGGCATCATGTACACTTAATGTCGATTGGGCAGAGTCTTTTCGTCCCGTAAAAGGATACACATCCGGACCACGTTGACAAGAACTGTTCAGATTCACACGGCATACCAAGTTGGCCAAGGTATCAATTAAGGGTGATAAGGTATACACATCCTTTCCAAAAAGACTTACTTGTTGTCCGTAGTTGGATTCGGCCATATCATTCAAGGGCTCTTCAATATCTTTAAAAGACAGTACAGGAATCACAGGGCCAAACTGCTCTTCTTCATACACTCGCATGTCCTTAGTAACAGGATACAACACTGCTGGCCAGATGTAATTATCAAAATGCTTGCCTCCCTTTTTATTCTTTATTTTGGCACCTTTGGTTTGGGCATCATCCAACAATTCTTGAATGTAAGCTGGTTTCCCTGGCTCTGGCAACGGTGTCAAATTCACCCCCTTCTCCCACGGATTTCCAAACTTAAGGGAGTCCACTTTTTCAGAGAATCGTTTTAAAAACTCATCCTTGATGTCCTCATGCACGTAAACCACTTTGAGAGCAGTACAACGCTGTCCGTTAAAGGAAAGTGTTCCAGAAATACATTCGTTGATGGTAAGGTCCAAATCGGCATCAGGTAAAATAATGGCGGGGTTTTTGGCTTCCAATCCCAACACCAAACGAAGACGGTTGCTCTTTGGGTGCTGTTCCTGTAACGCGTTGGCCGATTTACTGTTGCCGATCAAAGCCAAAACATCTACCTTGCCAGTTTTCATAATAGGTGCTGCAACAGCCCTTCCCCTGCCAAAAAGAATATTCACCACTCCTTTTGGAAAACTGCTTTTAAAAGCTTCTAAAAGCGGTGTGATCAACAATACGCCATGCTTGGCAGGTTTGAATATGGTGGTATTCCCCATGATAATAGCCGGAATCAACAAGGCAAAAGTTTCATTGAGCGGATAATTATAGGGACCCAAACAAAGTACTACCCCCAAAGGGCCCCTTCTGATATGGGCATACACTCCATCATGCTTTTGAAACTTGGCCGAATCACGGTCTAACTGCTTGTAATCCTCAATAGTGTCATAAATATACTCAACGGTACGATCAAACTCCTTGTACGAATCCGGTTCGGACTTACCAATTTCCCACATGAGCAACTTTACAACTTCCTCACGTTTTTGCTCCATTCGCTTCACAAAGGCCTCCATGCATTCAATACGGTCCTTCACCTTCATGGTAGGCCACACCCCTTGTCCTTGGTCATATGCACCCAAAGCGGCTTCCAATGCTTCCAATGCTTCGGGTTCGCCCATATCGGGAATGCTTCCCAAAGTAGTGGGGGCATACGCTTCCGTTGAGGAAATGGTAGAAACTACTGGGGTAGTACTTCCTTCCCATTTTCGGAGTTCGCCGTTTACCAAATACGTCTTTTGATGGATTTCTTGCGTTATCTGAAGTGCTTCAGGAATTGCTGTTGTTGTAGCTGGCATGTGTAGTTGTTTTAAGTGTTTTATCCAAAATGAACCCTCGTTCACTTACTGCAAAGCTAACACAAAAACAGCTGAAAACGACCTCATATACATTGTCTTAAAATCGCAAACGATTGAAAATTTGTTATAGCAATCACACGAGGTATTGAAACAGGTCTGGCTTGTCGTTGAGGTAGTCGCCAAAAAAGTTGTTAGCCTTCATCCGTTGAATCAAAGGTTCCAAATCAGCAGAGGACTTTAACTCAATCCCCACAACAGCGGGTGCATTCTCCCGACTGGACTTTTTGGAATATTCAAAATGGGTGATGTCATCATCTGGTCCTAAAATATCCGCCACGAATTCTTTTAGGGCTCCAGGACGTTGAGGAAATCGAACAATAAAATAGTGTTTCAAATTAGCATAGAGCAAGGCCCGTTCCTTTATTTCCGCAGTACGCGTAATATCATTATTGCTCCCACTGATGATACAGACCACGTTTTTCCCTTTGATCCCTTCGGCATAATCATCCAAAACAGCAATGGTCAAAGCTCCAGCTGGTTCCACCACAATGGCATCGCGATTATAGAGATCTAATATGGTCTGACATACTTTCCCTTCGGGAACGGTGGATACTTGATAGAGGTGGTCCTTACAAATCGGGAACGTCAATTGCCCCACTTTTTGTACTGCAGCTCCATCAATAAACTTATCAATATGCTGCAATTCGACCAATTCTCCTTTTTCTATTGATTTTTTTAAGGAAGGTGCTCCCTCTGGTTCTACGCCAATGATCTTGGTTTGTGGAGATAACGCCTGAAACGTTCCGCACAATCCAGCTGCAAGTCCTCCGCCACCAACGGCAGCAAAAACGTAATCGATAGGCTCATTGGATTGTTGCAAGATTTCCAATCCTACCGTAGCCTGACCTTCAATGATTTTTTCATCATCAAAGGGATGCACAAAGGTCTTGCCTTCCCCCTCGCAGAACGCTTGGGCAGCTTTATTGGAATCGTCAAAGGTGTCGCCTTCCAACACTACGCTCACCCATTCCCCTCCAAACATTTTGGTCTGGTCAATTTTTTGTTTTGGTGTGACGACAGGCATGTAAATAGTTCCCTCCACCTGCAAATGGCTACAGGCAAAGGCCACTCCTTGGGCATGGTTTCCTGCGCTGGCACAGACCACTCCCCTTTTCAGCTCATCCTGGGTCAGTGAACTGATTTTATTGTACGCACCGCGAATCTTGTAACTACGGACGCGGTGCAAATCCTCTCGTTTCAAAAGGATATTGGCCCCATATTTTTTGGAATAGCGGATACTTTGCTGCAAAGGTGTTTCGTCAGCAACCTGCCGAATCGTCTTCGCTGCCTGATAAATATCCGCTATTTGTGGAAAATAGGTGTCCACCGTTTTCATGGGGCCAATGGGTTGTTTATCCGATAGGTTTCATGGCGGTCATGGATGCACGCAAACGAGCTCCAACCACTTCCACATCGTGTGTACGGATGGCTTTGTTCACGGCAATCAGCTTAATGTTATCCACGCCCGTATCTTTCCCTTCTCCGAAATGCTTTCCAATGACATCGGTTTCGATTTTCTTCATGAAATCGGTCAACAATGGCTTACAAGCATGGTCAAATAAGTAGCAACCATACTCAGCGGTATCGGAAATAACACGGTTCATCTCGAACAATTTCTTTCTAGCAATGGTATTGGCGATCAACGGGGTTTCGTGAAGCGACTCGTAGTACGCAGATTCACCAATAATTCCGGATTCTGTCATGGTTTCATAAGCCAATTCAACTCCGGATTTTACAAAAGCGACCATCAACACGCCGTTGTCGTAGTATTCTTGTTCAGAAATGGACATATCGCCGGCAGGAGTCTTTTCGAAAGCAGTTTCTCCGGTAGCGGCACGCCAATCCAATAGATTTTTATCGCCATTGTTCCAGTCTTCCATCATGGTTTTGGAAAAATGACCGCTCATGATATCGTCCATATGCTTTTGGAACAACGGACGCATAATTTCTTTCAATTCTTCGGCCAAATCAAAGGCTTTGATTTTGGCAGGGTTGGACAAACGGTCCATCATATTGGTGATACCTCCTTGCTTCAATCCTTCGGTAATGGTTTCCCATCCGTATTGAATCAATTTGGAAGCGTATCCGGCATCAACGCCCTTTTCAATCATTTTATTGAAAGAAAGGATAGATCCTGTTTGCAACAAACCACAAAGAATGGTCTGCTCCCCCATCAAATCTGACTTTACTTCAGCTACAAAGGAAGATTCCAGTACACCAGCTTTGTCGCCACCAGTACCTGCAGCATAGGCCTTAGCCTGCTCCAAACCTTTGCCCTCTGGGTCATTTTCTGGGTGAACGGCGATTAAGGTAGGTACCCCGAACCCTCTTTTGTACTCCTCACGCACCTCAGAACCCGGACTTTTTGGTGCCACCATGATTACGGTAAGGTCCTCACGTATCTGCATTCCTTCTTCTACGATGTTGAATCCGTGGGAATACGACAATGTCGCCCCCTTCTTCATCAATGGCATTACCGTACTCACCACATTGGTGTGCTGTTTATCTGGAGTTAGGTTGATGACTAAATCCGCGATGGGAATCAACTCTTCATAAGTTCCTACGGTGAAATTGTTTTCCTTGGCGTTTTTATAGGATTGTCTTTGTTCTTTAATGGCGGCGGCGCGTAGTGCATAGGAAATATCCAAACCGGAATCCCTCATGTTCAAACCTTGGTTTAAGCCTTGAGCACCACAGCCCACAATTACAATTTTTTTGCCTTTTAGGGCGGTAACACCATCGGCAAACTCGCTGGGGTCCATAAACCTACATTTTCCCAATTGGGTCAATTGCTCGCGAAGTGACAGTGTGTTGAAGTAATTTGTCATTTTTAGTATCTGATTTTGCTATTTATTGATTTTGAAATTCTGCTAAAATATTAGTGATGGGCATTGCCACTTTGCTCACAGCAATTCTGCCGGTGCGCACAAACTGCATAATACCGTAAGGCTCCAAGGCGTCATGCATTTCATCAATCTCATGGCGACGGCCTGTTTTTGCCAACACAAAGAATTCACGACTTACGGTAACAATCTGCGAATGGTGCTCTTTAATGATATTTTGGATTTGACGCTCATCAAACAACAAAGCAGAGGCTATTTTGAACAATGCAGACTCTTGATAAATGGTCTC
Encoded here:
- the ilvN gene encoding acetolactate synthase small subunit, which translates into the protein MEKQWFTISVYSENHVGLLNRISGIFLKRHINIESLNVSKSEIDGVSKFTIVIYSTEDWAVKIVNQIEKQVEVIKAYYHTDDETIYQESALFKIASALLFDERQIQNIIKEHHSQIVTVSREFFVLAKTGRRHEIDEMHDALEPYGIMQFVRTGRIAVSKVAMPITNILAEFQNQ
- the ilvC gene encoding ketol-acid reductoisomerase; the encoded protein is MTNYFNTLSLREQLTQLGKCRFMDPSEFADGVTALKGKKIVIVGCGAQGLNQGLNMRDSGLDISYALRAAAIKEQRQSYKNAKENNFTVGTYEELIPIADLVINLTPDKQHTNVVSTVMPLMKKGATLSYSHGFNIVEEGMQIREDLTVIMVAPKSPGSEVREEYKRGFGVPTLIAVHPENDPEGKGLEQAKAYAAGTGGDKAGVLESSFVAEVKSDLMGEQTILCGLLQTGSILSFNKMIEKGVDAGYASKLIQYGWETITEGLKQGGITNMMDRLSNPAKIKAFDLAEELKEIMRPLFQKHMDDIMSGHFSKTMMEDWNNGDKNLLDWRAATGETAFEKTPAGDMSISEQEYYDNGVLMVAFVKSGVELAYETMTESGIIGESAYYESLHETPLIANTIARKKLFEMNRVISDTAEYGCYLFDHACKPLLTDFMKKIETDVIGKHFGEGKDTGVDNIKLIAVNKAIRTHDVEVVGARLRASMTAMKPIG
- the ilvA gene encoding threonine ammonia-lyase, which encodes MKTVDTYFPQIADIYQAAKTIRQVADETPLQQSIRYSKKYGANILLKREDLHRVRSYKIRGAYNKISSLTQDELKRGVVCASAGNHAQGVAFACSHLQVEGTIYMPVVTPKQKIDQTKMFGGEWVSVVLEGDTFDDSNKAAQAFCEGEGKTFVHPFDDEKIIEGQATVGLEILQQSNEPIDYVFAAVGGGGLAAGLCGTFQALSPQTKIIGVEPEGAPSLKKSIEKGELVELQHIDKFIDGAAVQKVGQLTFPICKDHLYQVSTVPEGKVCQTILDLYNRDAIVVEPAGALTIAVLDDYAEGIKGKNVVCIISGSNNDITRTAEIKERALLYANLKHYFIVRFPQRPGALKEFVADILGPDDDITHFEYSKKSSRENAPAVVGIELKSSADLEPLIQRMKANNFFGDYLNDKPDLFQYLV
- a CDS encoding NADP-dependent glyceraldehyde-3-phosphate dehydrogenase gives rise to the protein MPATTTAIPEALQITQEIHQKTYLVNGELRKWEGSTTPVVSTISSTEAYAPTTLGSIPDMGEPEALEALEAALGAYDQGQGVWPTMKVKDRIECMEAFVKRMEQKREEVVKLLMWEIGKSEPDSYKEFDRTVEYIYDTIEDYKQLDRDSAKFQKHDGVYAHIRRGPLGVVLCLGPYNYPLNETFALLIPAIIMGNTTIFKPAKHGVLLITPLLEAFKSSFPKGVVNILFGRGRAVAAPIMKTGKVDVLALIGNSKSANALQEQHPKSNRLRLVLGLEAKNPAIILPDADLDLTINECISGTLSFNGQRCTALKVVYVHEDIKDEFLKRFSEKVDSLKFGNPWEKGVNLTPLPEPGKPAYIQELLDDAQTKGAKIKNKKGGKHFDNYIWPAVLYPVTKDMRVYEEEQFGPVIPVLSFKDIEEPLNDMAESNYGQQVSLFGKDVYTLSPLIDTLANLVCRVNLNSSCQRGPDVYPFTGRKDSAQSTLSVHDALRSFSIRTFVAFKDNELNTSAIEQLMEAKVSNFLSTDYIL